A region from the Leptospirillum ferriphilum ML-04 genome encodes:
- a CDS encoding transglycosylase SLT domain-containing protein — protein MFFSRFRLRWNAFFLFLLASHGFLTVPVAMARPVTEKGGWSYYMAVLGAVTRNDPVSARRLLSGMGKADLSTLPPLYRNRLAILRLWYFPPSTFSGKGLRHMNRTGRGIADVLFWHAMNEPAVPASRRPGLRRKFAHMYPFSPFASGPGRSGRNTARALWQRSLVSVKEGDTLTAVSLWKKLVARHPLSPESGLALMRLGTAGETGDVLIPRWEALSSMGMGALASGEIKHYLALEPPFPYRDLATILRSVELARENHRFRARKLLSTLTQEKGPRLLASLEATRCQLYRRPEVSESCIGDFLSRFPDSIDGRRLVNGFLRQQMALGKGMVPPGWKPPAVLMSTGPGQDSLWLYGLAAFLSGRRDAAKNAWEELEEDLSTEKGTSAFAFRLARVRYFLGRLSSLNGDKSEARSFYKKVLSEAPETPYAMWATLACRSDCPPLDVRLHRPEKGHRHLTRSDRNRILTLVQMGLWGPALLMTEMRLDGGHLGRRILRYGSLDMSVFPEERYRVIQEVIPLDPPGIHLARAEKVNGFVLRGVRRSGVDPEWAISIARQESRFMEKSLSIDGALGIMQLMPPTALSVAHSSGDPVYLTIRRNLGKIRVPENNSYLGGLYLRRLLEHYPKNPERAVASYNAGMHSVVRWKGLENQDWDFFVEGIPFRETRRYDREVLWNYLFIHRSHLLRKEG, from the coding sequence ATGTTCTTCAGTAGATTCCGGCTCCGGTGGAACGCTTTTTTTCTGTTCCTGCTGGCATCTCATGGGTTTTTGACTGTTCCTGTTGCCATGGCCCGTCCTGTGACGGAAAAAGGAGGGTGGTCCTATTACATGGCGGTGCTTGGGGCGGTAACCCGGAACGACCCAGTTTCCGCCAGACGTCTTCTTTCAGGGATGGGCAAGGCGGATCTTTCCACGTTGCCGCCTCTTTACCGGAATCGCCTTGCCATTCTGAGGCTCTGGTATTTTCCTCCGTCTACGTTTTCCGGAAAGGGGCTCAGACATATGAACCGGACGGGAAGAGGAATCGCGGATGTCCTTTTCTGGCACGCGATGAACGAACCTGCTGTTCCGGCTTCCCGGCGTCCCGGATTGAGACGTAAATTTGCCCATATGTATCCTTTTTCCCCCTTCGCATCGGGTCCGGGACGGTCCGGCAGGAACACCGCACGGGCGCTCTGGCAGCGCTCGCTTGTTTCTGTAAAAGAGGGAGACACCCTGACGGCAGTCTCCCTCTGGAAAAAGCTGGTAGCACGCCATCCATTGTCCCCCGAAAGCGGTCTCGCCCTGATGCGTCTCGGCACGGCTGGTGAAACCGGAGATGTGCTGATTCCCCGATGGGAAGCCCTCTCTTCCATGGGGATGGGTGCCCTCGCTTCCGGGGAGATCAAACACTACCTGGCGCTGGAACCTCCGTTCCCTTACCGGGACTTGGCGACGATTCTTCGAAGCGTTGAACTGGCAAGGGAAAATCACCGCTTTCGTGCCAGAAAACTGCTTTCCACACTGACCCAAGAAAAGGGACCCCGTCTTCTTGCCTCTCTCGAAGCCACCCGATGTCAGCTGTATCGTCGCCCCGAGGTTTCGGAGTCCTGTATCGGGGATTTTCTTTCCCGATTTCCGGATTCAATAGACGGAAGGCGCCTGGTCAACGGGTTTTTACGTCAGCAGATGGCTCTTGGCAAAGGGATGGTGCCTCCCGGATGGAAACCGCCGGCTGTCCTGATGTCGACGGGACCCGGCCAGGACAGCTTGTGGCTGTATGGATTGGCCGCCTTTCTCTCGGGAAGAAGAGATGCGGCGAAGAACGCCTGGGAGGAACTGGAAGAGGATCTTTCCACGGAAAAAGGGACTTCAGCATTCGCATTCCGTTTGGCCCGTGTTCGCTACTTTTTGGGAAGACTGTCCTCCTTGAACGGAGACAAATCGGAGGCGCGTTCCTTTTATAAAAAAGTCTTGTCGGAAGCTCCGGAAACTCCCTATGCGATGTGGGCAACGCTGGCTTGCCGGTCAGATTGTCCTCCGCTGGACGTTCGTCTTCATCGTCCCGAAAAGGGCCACCGCCATCTCACCAGGTCCGACCGGAATCGCATCCTGACCCTTGTCCAGATGGGGCTTTGGGGACCCGCTCTTCTGATGACAGAAATGCGTCTGGATGGCGGTCATCTCGGTCGGAGGATCCTCCGGTACGGGAGTCTGGACATGTCTGTCTTTCCGGAGGAACGATACCGGGTTATCCAAGAAGTCATCCCTCTTGATCCACCGGGCATTCATCTGGCCCGGGCGGAAAAAGTGAACGGATTTGTCCTGCGGGGCGTCCGTCGCTCCGGGGTGGACCCGGAGTGGGCCATCTCCATCGCGCGGCAGGAAAGCCGGTTTATGGAGAAATCCCTCTCCATAGACGGAGCACTCGGAATTATGCAGCTGATGCCACCAACGGCTCTTTCGGTTGCCCACTCTTCGGGGGATCCGGTCTATCTGACGATCAGGAGAAATCTGGGAAAGATCCGTGTTCCGGAGAACAACAGCTATCTGGGAGGATTGTATCTCCGGCGATTATTGGAACATTATCCGAAGAATCCAGAGAGGGCAGTGGCTTCCTACAATGCCGGAATGCACTCGGTCGTCCGATGGAAAGGGCTGGAAAATCAGGACTGGGATTTTTTTGTCGAGGGAATTCCGTTTCGTGAAACACGGCGATATGATCGGGAAGTTCTGTGGAATTACCTGTTCATTCATCGTTCGCACCTTTTACGCAAGGAAGGTTAA
- a CDS encoding replication-associated recombination protein A encodes MKSLFEPASQKPLSSLLFPDRPEEFLGQPHLMGERGILRRLIAVRSFRSMVIHGPPGCGKSAFVHLLQKVLPFHFEVVRAGESSGGDLKKAIDRGVSYRQSGQDCLLVIEEIDRFTRTQQDVLVPALERGDLLLLGLSFDNPLRALLPPLASRLLLFSFQPLSPDDLLTLLERGRQFLEKRDRSPVSISPEAASVLVRRSGGDGRKLLLLFEALVISRKDHGERREVQIGLPEVHGMEAGSGGIFYDREQHYDLISAFIKSIRNHDPDSAIHYLARMIESGEDPVFISRRLVILASEDVGLANPHALTVAVSCLEAVRSIGMPEGRIVLAETSLYLALSPKSNSAYRAIDRAIREVREGFLPPVPFFFRNVSPSSVIQSGAFPDKRDPYLYPPEMPNGVSPQSGLPEGHTVYSPPERLVGEESEMVKRLERWRRQKGNPEEDEK; translated from the coding sequence ATGAAGTCTCTCTTTGAGCCTGCGTCTCAAAAGCCGCTTTCTTCTCTTCTTTTTCCAGACCGTCCGGAAGAATTTCTCGGACAACCCCATCTCATGGGGGAACGCGGGATTCTGCGACGGTTGATTGCCGTTCGATCTTTCCGTTCCATGGTCATTCATGGTCCTCCGGGATGCGGGAAATCCGCATTCGTCCATTTGCTGCAGAAGGTGCTCCCGTTTCATTTTGAGGTTGTCCGGGCGGGTGAGTCTTCGGGGGGGGACCTGAAGAAAGCAATCGACAGAGGCGTCTCCTATCGTCAGTCGGGTCAGGATTGTTTGCTGGTGATCGAAGAGATTGATCGTTTTACCAGGACCCAGCAGGATGTTCTGGTGCCGGCGCTCGAAAGAGGGGACCTTCTTCTTCTCGGCCTCTCCTTTGACAATCCCCTCAGGGCACTCCTTCCACCCCTCGCCTCCCGCCTGCTTCTGTTTTCCTTTCAGCCGCTTTCCCCGGATGATCTTCTGACTCTTCTGGAAAGGGGCAGACAATTTCTGGAAAAACGGGACAGATCTCCCGTGAGCATTTCCCCGGAAGCCGCATCGGTATTGGTCCGGCGCTCCGGAGGGGACGGGAGAAAACTTTTGCTCCTTTTTGAAGCCCTGGTGATATCCCGAAAAGACCATGGAGAAAGGAGGGAAGTTCAAATCGGCTTGCCGGAAGTCCATGGAATGGAGGCTGGCTCCGGAGGGATTTTTTACGACAGGGAACAGCATTACGACCTGATATCGGCTTTCATCAAAAGCATTCGCAATCATGATCCGGATTCTGCGATTCATTATCTCGCGCGTATGATCGAATCCGGGGAGGATCCCGTTTTTATATCGAGGCGACTGGTCATTCTGGCGTCAGAAGATGTCGGTCTCGCCAATCCCCATGCACTGACTGTTGCTGTTTCCTGTCTGGAGGCCGTGCGGTCGATCGGTATGCCGGAAGGACGCATTGTCCTGGCCGAAACGAGCCTGTATCTGGCATTGTCACCAAAAAGCAATTCTGCTTACAGGGCGATAGACAGGGCTATCCGCGAAGTCCGGGAGGGATTTTTGCCCCCTGTCCCGTTTTTTTTCCGAAACGTTTCTCCCTCCTCTGTCATCCAGTCGGGAGCCTTTCCCGACAAGAGGGACCCCTACCTCTATCCTCCGGAGATGCCAAATGGGGTTTCTCCGCAGTCCGGGCTTCCCGAGGGTCATACCGTCTATTCTCCTCCGGAACGATTAGTGGGGGAAGAATCCGAAATGGTGAAAAGGCTGGAACGCTGGCGTCGTCAGAAGGGGAACCCGGAGGAAGATGAAAAATGA
- the rny gene encoding ribonuclease Y, with protein sequence MVTAIMILGAALLGGIAGVWTGFFWANARSSGQVRENRKTAAEVLEEAARIKEARIKEAELEAREAAFRIRVSAEEEVARKKQESSRRDQEVSIREAECAHEKQKLEQSRQELSRKMEEIRSREKQLEARESEIAHSLSLQHQKMEEISGLSLEEARDRLLKEAEELIRSDAARLAQKVEREFRENAVRKAREVMTLAIQRYANDHVAETSISVVPIQSEDVKGRIIGREGRNIRAFQQATGVDLIIDDTPDAIIISGFDPHRREVARLALEKLLQDGRVHPARIEEVVEKIRRELDQTLQEEAEKVAFDLGISDIHPEILKLVGRLKFRTSYGQNNLLHAREVAYLCSMMASELGLNPKLAKRAGFLHDIGKSLTHEGEGSHPLLGAEAAKKYGESPEVINAIQSHHGDVEPICLESILVAASDAISAARPGARRESMDAYLKRLEKLEGIANSFKGVEKSYAIQAGREIRIIVRQDEVSDEDLAVVSREIAKKIEAELKYPGQIKVTVIRENRIVEYAR encoded by the coding sequence ATGGTCACGGCCATTATGATTTTGGGGGCAGCCCTTCTTGGAGGGATTGCAGGCGTCTGGACAGGTTTTTTTTGGGCGAATGCCCGTTCGAGTGGACAAGTTCGGGAAAACCGAAAAACGGCGGCGGAAGTTCTGGAAGAAGCGGCCCGCATCAAGGAAGCCAGGATCAAGGAAGCGGAACTCGAAGCCCGGGAAGCGGCTTTTCGTATTCGTGTTTCGGCCGAAGAAGAAGTGGCCCGGAAAAAACAGGAGTCCTCCCGGCGCGACCAGGAAGTTTCAATCCGGGAAGCGGAATGCGCTCACGAAAAGCAGAAACTCGAGCAATCTCGGCAGGAACTCTCCCGGAAAATGGAAGAGATCCGCTCCCGGGAAAAGCAGCTGGAGGCCCGTGAGAGTGAAATTGCACATTCCCTCTCCCTTCAGCATCAAAAAATGGAAGAGATCTCAGGGTTGTCCCTGGAGGAAGCCCGGGATCGCCTCCTGAAAGAGGCCGAAGAGCTGATTCGCTCGGATGCGGCCCGACTCGCCCAAAAAGTCGAGAGGGAATTCCGTGAGAACGCAGTCCGCAAGGCGCGGGAGGTCATGACCCTTGCAATCCAGAGATATGCGAACGACCATGTGGCGGAAACCAGCATATCGGTTGTTCCCATCCAGTCGGAGGATGTCAAGGGAAGAATTATCGGAAGGGAAGGCCGAAACATCCGGGCCTTCCAGCAGGCGACTGGCGTGGATCTCATCATTGACGACACGCCGGATGCGATTATCATCTCCGGATTTGATCCCCACCGAAGGGAAGTGGCCCGCCTTGCACTTGAAAAACTTCTTCAGGACGGTCGGGTGCATCCCGCCCGCATCGAAGAAGTTGTCGAAAAGATTCGCCGGGAATTGGATCAGACTTTACAGGAAGAGGCGGAGAAGGTTGCTTTTGACCTTGGAATTTCCGATATCCACCCGGAAATCCTGAAGCTGGTCGGCCGGTTGAAATTCCGGACCAGCTATGGACAGAACAATTTGCTTCACGCACGGGAAGTCGCCTACCTGTGCTCGATGATGGCATCGGAACTTGGCCTGAACCCGAAGCTTGCGAAAAGAGCCGGTTTCTTGCATGACATTGGAAAATCCCTGACGCACGAAGGGGAGGGGTCACACCCTCTTCTGGGAGCGGAAGCGGCAAAAAAATATGGCGAATCCCCGGAAGTGATCAACGCCATCCAGTCTCATCATGGAGACGTGGAGCCGATTTGTCTTGAGTCGATTCTGGTTGCGGCTTCCGATGCTATTTCTGCTGCCCGTCCAGGAGCGAGAAGAGAAAGCATGGACGCATATCTGAAAAGGCTTGAAAAACTGGAGGGAATTGCGAATTCATTCAAGGGTGTCGAAAAGTCCTACGCCATCCAGGCGGGCCGCGAAATCCGGATTATTGTCCGTCAGGATGAAGTCAGCGATGAAGACCTTGCAGTCGTTTCCCGGGAGATAGCAAAAAAAATCGAGGCCGAACTCAAATACCCCGGACAGATAAAGGTCACGGTTATCAGGGAGAACCGGATTGTTGAATACGCTCGCTGA
- a CDS encoding TIGR00282 family metallophosphoesterase, whose product MNTLAEERETSSRTLRLLCVGDVFGRPGRSALAKGIARLSEQAPLDAIIVNGENLAGGKGLNQKTANECFQMGVTSITTGNHLFDQKDVLDLLVKENRVLRPLNYSAECPGTGASIYVLPGGQTLGVMNLIGRVFMSPSDCPFHAADRILEFWDRSDIRPDITVVDFHGEASGEKRAMGFHLDGRVHVLYGTHTHVQTNDLETLPAGTLYLTDVGLTGPRWSVIGVAPEAALKKYRTHVPAPFEVASGELLFCALLVEFRQSKAGWSVTGSRLIREGGGTDEA is encoded by the coding sequence TTGAATACGCTCGCTGAGGAGCGTGAAACGTCCTCCCGTACCCTCCGTCTTCTTTGTGTCGGGGACGTGTTCGGAAGACCCGGGAGAAGTGCCCTTGCAAAAGGGATCGCGCGGCTAAGTGAACAGGCCCCTCTCGATGCCATTATCGTCAACGGAGAAAATCTGGCGGGGGGAAAAGGTCTGAACCAGAAAACCGCGAACGAGTGTTTTCAGATGGGAGTCACGTCCATCACCACCGGAAACCATCTGTTTGACCAAAAGGATGTTCTCGACCTTCTCGTGAAAGAGAACCGTGTTCTCCGCCCCTTGAATTATTCGGCAGAATGTCCCGGAACGGGGGCCTCCATCTATGTCCTGCCCGGAGGACAGACTCTGGGTGTGATGAATTTGATCGGACGTGTTTTCATGTCTCCGTCTGATTGTCCTTTTCATGCAGCTGACAGAATCCTGGAATTTTGGGACCGGTCGGATATCCGACCGGATATCACGGTTGTCGACTTTCATGGAGAGGCCAGCGGGGAAAAGCGCGCCATGGGTTTTCATCTGGATGGCCGGGTCCACGTTCTCTACGGGACGCATACCCATGTTCAGACAAATGATCTGGAGACTCTTCCTGCAGGAACCCTGTATCTGACAGACGTCGGTCTCACCGGCCCCCGGTGGTCGGTCATCGGAGTGGCACCGGAAGCCGCGTTGAAAAAATATCGGACACATGTTCCTGCCCCTTTTGAGGTTGCATCCGGTGAATTGCTGTTTTGTGCGCTTCTGGTTGAGTTTCGTCAATCGAAGGCCGGTTGGTCTGTCACCGGATCGCGGCTGATTCGGGAAGGGGGCGGGACGGATGAGGCCTAA
- the xseA gene encoding exodeoxyribonuclease VII large subunit yields the protein MKVAGTPDFQNDIRTVFTVSELTEGIGLAIEGAFPGFLHVEGEVSNLKESSSGHAYFTLKDSSSQIRGVFFRGQRRNERFLPRDGDQVLATGRLTLYRPRGEYQIVVHTMEPAGIGKFFLEFRRVQHTLQEEGLLRPDRKRPLPAYPFKIALVTSLKGAVVWDFLRIAGSRNPAVSIVILPVRVQGDGAVEDIVEAFTRSIPRIDALDAVVIARGGGSIEDLWPFNSERLARTILSCPVPVVSAVGHETNVTIADLVSDLRVATPSEAAEKLVPHSGELQRRVKGAFDRLTHVLLNELRKENLRYFRARDRLFLWPHQIVSFHQRRERSEGRLISIVERKNHSFSMERQEIHQRLEQSVFHLLRQKRAFLEKTASRIKTPYALYVLKREKQESLKGRLQTSMARVLSFSSLRQGGGQDRLVKSMRNRLEEFRSMHRTLTERLQAATPFSALEKGFAILFHARDRTLVSPARLPHSGEILLARIPGFEIGLEVRSVETWTGDGR from the coding sequence ATGAAAGTGGCAGGAACCCCGGACTTCCAGAATGACATCCGGACTGTCTTTACGGTCTCTGAGCTGACGGAAGGGATCGGTCTTGCCATCGAGGGAGCTTTCCCTGGATTCCTTCATGTGGAAGGGGAGGTTTCAAACCTGAAAGAATCGTCCTCCGGACATGCTTATTTTACCCTGAAGGACTCTTCCTCCCAGATTCGGGGAGTTTTTTTCCGGGGACAGCGCAGAAATGAAAGGTTCCTCCCCAGAGACGGTGACCAGGTTCTGGCCACAGGCCGACTGACCTTATACCGTCCTCGCGGAGAATATCAGATTGTCGTCCATACGATGGAGCCTGCCGGGATCGGAAAGTTTTTTCTCGAATTCCGTCGTGTGCAGCACACGCTGCAGGAGGAAGGCCTTCTGCGACCTGACCGGAAGCGACCTCTTCCGGCCTACCCTTTCAAGATCGCCCTCGTGACTTCTCTTAAAGGGGCTGTCGTCTGGGACTTTCTTCGAATTGCAGGGTCAAGGAACCCCGCTGTTTCGATCGTGATTCTTCCCGTTCGTGTCCAGGGGGACGGGGCGGTGGAAGATATTGTCGAGGCGTTTACCCGGAGTATTCCCCGGATTGACGCTCTGGATGCTGTCGTCATTGCCCGGGGTGGAGGAAGCATCGAGGACCTTTGGCCGTTCAACAGTGAACGGCTGGCCCGGACGATTCTGTCCTGCCCGGTGCCGGTGGTTTCTGCTGTCGGTCATGAAACCAATGTCACCATTGCGGACCTCGTATCCGACCTCCGTGTGGCGACTCCGTCTGAAGCAGCGGAAAAGCTGGTCCCTCACTCCGGAGAGCTTCAGAGGAGAGTCAAAGGAGCTTTTGACCGTCTGACACATGTTCTCCTGAACGAGTTAAGGAAGGAAAACCTTCGCTATTTTCGAGCGAGGGATCGGCTGTTTCTCTGGCCGCATCAGATTGTGTCCTTCCATCAGCGCCGAGAGAGAAGTGAAGGCCGTCTGATCTCGATTGTGGAAAGAAAAAATCATTCCTTTTCTATGGAAAGGCAAGAGATTCATCAGCGCCTGGAGCAATCTGTTTTTCATCTTCTGAGACAAAAGAGGGCTTTTCTGGAAAAGACGGCATCCAGAATCAAGACCCCCTATGCTCTATACGTTCTCAAGAGAGAAAAACAGGAATCACTGAAGGGACGCTTGCAGACAAGCATGGCGAGAGTTCTCTCTTTTTCCTCCCTCCGCCAGGGAGGGGGGCAGGATAGGTTGGTCAAGTCCATGAGAAACCGGCTGGAGGAATTCCGGTCGATGCACCGGACGCTTACCGAACGTCTCCAGGCGGCGACCCCTTTTTCGGCTCTTGAAAAAGGTTTTGCGATTCTTTTTCATGCGCGTGATCGGACGCTGGTTTCTCCAGCCCGTTTACCGCATTCCGGAGAAATTCTTCTGGCCCGAATTCCTGGTTTCGAAATTGGACTGGAAGTTCGATCGGTCGAGACCTGGACAGGTGACGGGAGGTAA
- the xseB gene encoding exodeoxyribonuclease VII small subunit, with translation MAKAKSESREQVLSPKSFEEKMDRLEEIVRVLEGQDRPLEESMALFEEGMKLSNECRDILEKTEKKITVLLSREEGEVPFSEEEKTEERGQEPSQDG, from the coding sequence TTGGCGAAAGCGAAATCGGAGTCCCGGGAGCAGGTTCTGTCTCCAAAAAGCTTCGAAGAAAAAATGGATCGTCTTGAAGAGATTGTCCGTGTTCTTGAAGGGCAGGATCGTCCTCTGGAAGAATCCATGGCTCTTTTTGAGGAAGGGATGAAATTGTCCAACGAGTGCAGGGATATCCTCGAAAAGACCGAAAAGAAAATTACCGTTCTGCTGAGCCGTGAAGAAGGTGAAGTTCCCTTCTCCGAGGAGGAGAAAACGGAAGAAAGGGGTCAGGAGCCTTCGCAGGACGGCTGA
- a CDS encoding polyprenyl synthetase family protein: MADSQPVAIEAYLNRCKNAVEQFLDSLFVKEQRTDYGTLAESMRYSLLAGGKRIRPVLAMAAIEALGKDPIPYIPLLAPLELIHTYSLIHDDLPSMDNDSLRRGKPTNHVIYGDATAILAGDALLTHAFTLLSDPDYDKLVSFEIRLKIIQELSVGAGVNGMVGGQQMDIASEGKALNLSSLEFLHQHKTGALIRASLRIGALLGKASSPDFEHLDRYGQAVGIAFQIADDLLDVEGDAALLGKAAQKDQDRHKNTYPGLMGVEKARNMARHKLNEALDAISSFGEKAKHLRELASYIIERRN, translated from the coding sequence GTGGCAGATTCACAACCCGTGGCGATTGAAGCCTATCTGAACCGGTGTAAAAATGCGGTGGAACAGTTTCTGGACTCTCTGTTTGTGAAGGAGCAGAGGACAGACTACGGGACTCTTGCCGAATCCATGCGGTATAGTTTGCTGGCAGGAGGAAAAAGAATTCGTCCTGTTCTGGCCATGGCGGCCATCGAAGCGCTTGGAAAAGATCCCATTCCTTATATTCCCTTATTGGCCCCGCTGGAATTGATTCACACCTATTCCCTGATCCATGATGATCTCCCGTCGATGGACAACGATTCTCTCCGGCGAGGAAAGCCTACCAATCATGTTATTTATGGTGATGCAACGGCTATTCTGGCCGGAGATGCCTTACTGACGCATGCCTTTACCCTGTTGTCTGACCCCGATTATGATAAGCTCGTCTCCTTTGAGATTCGCCTGAAAATCATTCAGGAGCTCTCCGTGGGTGCCGGGGTTAACGGTATGGTTGGCGGTCAGCAGATGGATATTGCTTCAGAAGGAAAGGCACTCAATCTGTCTTCTCTGGAATTTCTGCATCAGCACAAGACAGGTGCCCTGATCCGGGCTTCGTTGCGTATTGGCGCATTGCTCGGAAAAGCTTCTTCTCCCGACTTTGAACACCTGGACCGTTACGGACAAGCTGTTGGCATCGCTTTCCAGATTGCCGACGATCTGCTTGATGTGGAAGGAGACGCCGCACTTCTCGGTAAAGCGGCCCAAAAGGACCAGGACCGGCACAAGAATACTTACCCGGGGTTGATGGGAGTGGAAAAAGCACGCAACATGGCCCGTCATAAACTGAACGAAGCGCTGGATGCCATCAGCTCGTTTGGCGAAAAGGCAAAGCACCTGCGCGAGCTGGCGAGCTATATCATAGAAAGAAGGAATTGA